TCTCCGGCAGCATTGCGCAGATCGGGTTCGACCATGCCGGCAAACGTACCCTTTTTGCTTTCTGCAAGCCCGACCAGCGCGGTGGTAAAATCCTGAACATGAACTTCGTAGGCAATCAAATCTGCCATTTTCGGACGGCCGTTGGCGAGGGGCGCGGGCGGCTTTACACGCGGCCAAACGCGGCTGCGGCCTTGCGCATCAACATTCACGCGCGCGTAAGGATCATTCACATGCACCGGGCGCTGTTCATAAAAATAATTGCCGGGATCATTCGGGCCATGAACCGTGAAATCATAATATTTGCCGGCTAAATCGCCGGGCAATGCCGCCTCCCAAACGCCGAGTTCATCCCTCGTCATGTCCTTCGTTTCCTGCGCGGGTGATTCCGGCGTCTCATAAACATAAAGCCTGATCTTGGTAGCACGCGGCGCGAATACGCGGAAAACGGTTTGCTTTTTTGCCGCATCATAGTTTGCGCCCAATTCTTTGGCGGAGTAGAGATGGCGAAAATAGCCGTCGAACGAAGCGACGACTTTCTGGTTCATTTTTAGGACTTCAACGTAATGCACGCGCGCCAAATCGAGCGCCCGAGCGGGATGCAGTTGAAGCTTTTCCGGGCTGATGCGCAATACTGCGGAAATCGGAATCGTGGCGCCGTCGGCTAATGACAGGCGGTAATCAGCGCTCGCAAGTGAGAGTTCAGACGCAGCGCCGGTGATCATAACGCGAATGCAATGCGGATTCACCAGCTCGGCGCGCACCTTTACCGGCTTGAGGGTATGCGCGAAAACCAAATTGCCTCCTTTCTGATTTGGCGCGTCAGCCGGCGGCGAGAGCCACTGGCCGTCATCGACTCTGAACTTGAATTGTTGCCCCGGCGCAATTTTTTCCAGCCGCGGATTCACCAGCATCAACTTCCAAAGCTTGGGATTGTTGTTTTCGCGGTGCAGCGCCCATGCGCTTGCCTCCATGTCTTGACTCCAACCGCGCATTTCGCCGGTTACCTGCACCCGCGTCGGCGCCACGCCGTAAACCTCTTCATCAAAAATAAAAACCGTTTCGTTGCCGTCTATTTTGTAGCCTTGCAGGCGTTCTTCGAAAGAGAAATCCGCCTGCGCGTGCAAATGGGCTGAAATCGCCGAGGCGAAAACAAGATTTCGCCAAATACGTGACGGTCTAATAATCACGACGCCGCTCCTTGGTTCGCTAGAATCTGGATATAACAGACGCAAGAAAAAAATAAGAGATTAGCTTTTCAAAATTAGAATAAAATCTTGAAAGCCTTAGTGGCAATACCATAATTCGTGTGAAACCGCGCAATGCCCAAAATTGTCGCTCAAAAACAAGTTAAAAAAAATTGTATATCAACCAAGCTGATTTTACGTACTGCCGGCGCATCGAATTTGGCCTTGCTTATCTCGCGCAAGCCCTTTAGATTCGTCGGCAAAAACCAAAAAGGCGATGAAAGTAATCAAAGCTCATGGACACCAAAAGACTGGAAAAACTGCAAAAAAGCCTTGCGGCCCACCCCGCAGATGCCTTTACGCGCTATCTGGTGGCGCTGGAATTCGTCAAACTGAATCGGCCCGAAGAGGCGTTGGCGCATTTCCACCAATTGCATTCGGAACATGCCGCGTATGTGCCCACGTACTATCAATACGCGCAGTTGCTGGAATCGCTTGGCCGGAGGGCTGAGGCGATTGCCGTTTATCGTGAGGGCGTGGGCGTCGCGCGCCAGGCCGGAGACGGGCACGCTGCCAGCGAGTTGCAAGCGGCGCTTGATTTGCTTGAGTAATGCCGCGCGCCAATCGCGCGCCCCAAATTTTTTATTGCATCTTGGCGCTTTTAGTCGCACATTTGTTACAGTCATGTGATGGACGCAACATGCGTATCACGAACGTCATTTAACTATTCACGAAAGGAGAAGGATAATGGCGTTAAAAGAAAAGTATCAGGAATTGCTGGATCTGGGGACCAAGCTGCAAGTCAAAAACGGTGATGTTCGGGAAGAAGGCGGTAAACTCCACATCAAAGGCACGACGACCTATCAGTTGGAAAAGAACTTGCTGTGGGATAAAATCAAAACCTATCCCAACTGGGAAAACGAAATCGCCGCGGATATCAAAGTTGAGCGAACGGATATTTTTGGCGTTTATACGGTGAAAGCGGGAGACACATTGTCAAAGCTGTCGAAGCTGCACTTCGGTGATGCGAAGCGCTATATGGAAATTTTCAATCTCAACAAAGATATTTTGACGAACCCGGATCTTATCAAAGTCGGTCAAAAATTGAAGCTTCCGAACAAATAGGTTTGCAAGCTGCGCGCGAAAATTTGATTTTTTGCTCAAAACAAAAAGGCCCGGCAACATTCATTGCCGGGCCTTTTATTATGAAATTCATCTGCAATGCAGTTATGCCCTGCCCGTTCAGGCTACTTTCGCAAGGATTGCAGAAATCCATAAAATGAACACGCAAAACTGATTTGAAAAGCTGCAAAGGCAGCGCCGGAATAGCCGTCATAGCGTTTGGCGCGATCATAAAAATGCTCGCGCACAAGAGGATCGCCATAGTTTTGATATTGTCTATAGGCTTGGTCGGCCTCGTGTTTGAAATAAATGGCTGCAACGCTGGCCGCCAAACTCGCTCCGGCCGCGATGTAACTCAAACGCCGATAGCGCGACCGGCGGCTGCCTCGTCGAATATTCTCCTGCTCCTGCGTCGTGGCGTAGGCCAAATCTTTTTCGAGCACAATTTCATAACGCCGCGGCACCGCTTCGGGTATCAGCGTGGCCGGTGAGCCGCCCACCTCAATGA
This genomic interval from Cytophagia bacterium CHB2 contains the following:
- a CDS encoding LysM peptidoglycan-binding domain-containing protein; the encoded protein is MALKEKYQELLDLGTKLQVKNGDVREEGGKLHIKGTTTYQLEKNLLWDKIKTYPNWENEIAADIKVERTDIFGVYTVKAGDTLSKLSKLHFGDAKRYMEIFNLNKDILTNPDLIKVGQKLKLPNK